A DNA window from Phoenix dactylifera cultivar Barhee BC4 chromosome 13, palm_55x_up_171113_PBpolish2nd_filt_p, whole genome shotgun sequence contains the following coding sequences:
- the LOC103698793 gene encoding pto-interacting protein 1-like, with translation MSCFSCCEEDDVHRTTDRRDPHMGSHSVGIDGPYRATEPAPKGAQTVKIQPIAVPTIPVEEIKEITRSFSDEALVGEGSFGRVYFGVLKNGRSVAIKKLDASKQPDQEFLAQVSMVSRLKHENVVELIGYCVDGNLRVLAYEFATMGSLHDILHGRKGVKGAQPGPVLSWTQRVKIAAGAAKGLEYLHEKAQPHVIHRDIKSSNVLLFDDHVAKVADFDLSNQAPDMAARLHSTRVLGTFGYHAPEYAMTGQLSSKSDVYSFGVILLELLTGRKPVDHTLPRGQQSLVTWATPRLSEDKVRQCVDTRLSGEYPPKAVAKFAAVAALCVQYEADFRPNMSIVVKALQPLLNTRSGHPGEAAGL, from the exons ATGTCGTGCTTTTCTTGCTGTGAGGAAGATGATGTCCATCGAACAACTGATAGAAGAGATCCCCATATGGGAAGCCATTCAGTAG GGATTGATGGACCATATCGTGCCACAGAGCCTGCCCCTAAGGGTGCTCAAACTGTAAAAATCCAGCCTATTGCAGTCCCAACCATTCCTGTAGAAGAAATAAAGGAAATTACCAGAAGTTTCAGTGATGAGGCATTAGTTGGTGAGGGTTCATTTGGCAGAGTATATTTTGGTGTTCTTAAAAATGGGAGAAGTGTGGCCATAAAAAAATTAGATGCAAGTAAGCAGCCAGACCAAGAATTTTTGGCACAG GTTTCTATGGTATCAAGGCTAAAGCATGAAAATGTTGTGGAGCTGATCGGTTATTGTGTTGATGGAAATCTCCGTGTTCTTGCCTATGAGTTTGCAACTATGGGATCCCTTCATGATATTCTTCATG GGAGAAAAGGTGTCAAAGGAGCACAGCCAGGTCCTGTTTTGTCATGGACGCAACGAGTTAAGATTGCTGCAGGAGCAGCGAAAGGACTTGAATACCTACATGAGAAAGCACAACCTCATGTTATTCATCGGGACATCAAGTCCAGCAATGTTCTACTTTTTGATGATCATGTTGCGAAGGTAGCAGATTTTGACCTATCGAATCAGGCTCCTGACATGGCAGCTCGACTTCACTCTACTCGAGTTCTTGGTACCTTTGGTTATCATGCACCAGA ATATGCGATGACGGGACAGCTTAGCTCTAAGAGTGACGTGTACAGCTTTGGTGTTATTCTTTTGGAGCTCTTGACCGGCCGCAAACCAGTAGATCATACATTACCACGGGGCCAGCAAAGCCTTGTGACATGG GCAACACCAAGGCTTAGTGAAGACAAGGTAAGGCAATGTGTGGACACAAGACTAAGTGGAGAATATCCTCCCAAAGCAGTTGCAAAG TTTGCTGCGGTGGCTGCGTTGTGCGTGCAGTATGAAGCTGATTTCCGACCAAACATGAGCATTGTTGTCAAAGCTCTTCAGCCCTTGCTGAATACTCGATCTGGCCATCCTGGGGAGGCAGCGGGATTGTGA